The Deltaproteobacteria bacterium sequence GGTGGCGAACCCATCATGGCAAATTACCCACTAAGTTTCTTTAGGAACTTTGGGACATACTATTCCAAATACGCCTTCTGTTCAACCATTGCAACGTTGCTGTTCATGACCAGTTCTTTGGCAGGCTCCTTGTCAGGACATGCGAAATTCGTTCTTCGGCCAGACACCTGTGTGCCTTTTCATCAAAGGTAAGCCATATCCCCTTCGTCTCCCTTGCCAGAGCGGCATAGCAGGCATCGTATCCGGTCAGCCCTTTTTTCACAAAATGGTTTGCCTGATTGGCCAGGTTTTCGGTCATAGGTTGTCTGAAGATCCCACCATTCAAAATTGGAACCATACCCTTGATAAAGGCATCGTGCCCTGATGGGTGGACACGGCACAATACGGCATATATCTCAAAACAAAATAATTCCGGAATGGCAAAAGATCCGGGATGGTCAATCAATCTGCGAAGGACGGCATCGGCATTGGGATGGCTTTCGTTTTTCAAGAACCAGCGGACAGCTACAGAGGCATCGACGACCCAGATCATCTTCCATAACCCCGCAATTCTCTAAG is a genomic window containing:
- a CDS encoding type II toxin-antitoxin system VapC family toxin, which translates into the protein MIWVVDASVAVRWFLKNESHPNADAVLRRLIDHPGSFAIPELFCFEIYAVLCRVHPSGHDAFIKGMVPILNGGIFRQPMTENLANQANHFVKKGLTGYDACYAALARETKGIWLTFDEKAHRCLAEERISHVLTRSLPKNWS